The sequence below is a genomic window from Theobroma cacao cultivar B97-61/B2 chromosome 6, Criollo_cocoa_genome_V2, whole genome shotgun sequence.
CTCTTATGCCTTCAACAACTACTATCAGAAGTTCAAGAACAAAGGAGCAACTTGCTACTTCAATTCTGCTGCCATGATCACAGATCTTGACCCAAGTAAGATCATAATCctatcacttttttttctttcttttagatttaattCGAATCGAGATTTCTACTTAAACTCTCATGCTACTTTTACCACATGATTTATATCTATTGGCTTTTCCTATACTTAACTAATTACATTAGTACTAGATTTCTATGTACCAAAAAGGATACATGTCAGTACTAGATTACACTCACATCCCTAAGCTGCAATTCTGCTTGATCATCCTATAATTTTTCTCATCCTTTAgactttgaaatttttggagaTGGCCTGCATAAAGGGTTTTAAGAACTTGGTAATTGAAAGTGATTCTTTAATGGCTGTTAAGGAAATTACAAAGTCTGAGATTTGTTCATGGGAGTGGAGTAGTTTGGTGCATTATATCGTTTGTTCAGCTGCTGATTGCTCTAAATGCCAGCTCATTCATACCAGGCAAGAAGACAATTCTTTAGCTTATGCTTTAGCTAGTGTTACATGCCTAAACctcaagaaaaaataaaaaacagagAAGTTGTAGTAATTACGACTAGTGCTCAACTTTATATGATGTGGCTGCGTGGGAGGGTTTGGCTGTTAATTGCCCGTTTCAGCAACTCTATTCTAGCTGCTACTGACTACTCcgatttctttctttgttgacAGGCCACCATTCATGCAAATTTGTATCTGTTCCCTAGCTGGAGGCCAAAGTCTTTGCAATACACTTgtttctgttggaaatttaCGCGTGATCTCTTACAATTTTCAGCAGAAACATAACATAAAATActagtttttcttttactttttaccCTTTCCTCTCCTGTTTCAGACttgtaattttctttcctGGTGTGTGTTCCACCATTCAATATGAAATCTGGTTTTGGACTTCCTCTCACCTTGAGAGATTTCAACTTCCAAGCACCATGGTAGTGCTTTCTTTCCGCCCCAACTTATCTTAACTGAATACCATGCTCTCCTGATCTCCTTGGTCTCTGTTATCATCAACCAACAACCATCCATCCTGGAGATTTCCTGGATATGGAGGCTAAGCTTCTTGAGCAGTgtcatttcaattttcaacgaaaaagacaaaagattTAATATCATACGCATTTATAGAAGATTGAAGAGATAGATTTAGTATCGTGTTGCTCACAAACCAAAAGATCCTGAAAGTATCCCCATCCAACGAATGTTGATACAtactttttcaatttcttcagAGTCTCTTTCATCACCTTGTATATTTCACATGGCCAGACCCCAGATGTATAtatgaaagataaaaatgCAGTGCTTTTGCATTGCTCACGTATTTCATATGGTTGGACAAAGTATGGCCGATGTTATCACTATCTTCTTCGAAAGTCCAACCCCACCTCCACTGGAATTCAACTTGGTTTTCAAGCCAACTTTGCAATTAGTTCTGGCAAGCAAATAaagacaataagaaaagatACAAAGGAGTACTGTATGCATCGAGTGATCTGGGACTTACTCATGAAGAGAATAATTAATGAAGGTAGAAACCAAATGCTGTTGAAGACAAGCTGGAGGATATACCAGTGGTCAAAATCTAGATGATTGTTTCGTGTAAAATGATTACCTTGATTTAGTTGCTTTAATCATAAATTCATAGTTGAAACTTATATTTGCATTTGGATTTTTGTTGACTTTAATCAGATATTGAGGGGAAcgagtgagaaaaaaaaagagtagaaACGTGATATGTATTGTTGGCGGAAGATCTTTGTACTCCTATCAGCTATGCACACATCCTAACAATGCCAAATCAATGGATAAGAATGAAAAGACAAACATGCGAGATTCCTTTCCTTTTACCTTCGGCAAATGGCAATGGAGGAAACAAGGTTGTAAAAGGAGGGGTAGCTTGGGCTAAAACTGATGGGACAAGGCTAGTCACTTAAAGATTGACATTTGAATGGAAATCAAAATACAAAGTTGCTTTGCCTGCTAATGGAATGCAGTAGTTAGGAAGTGGATTTTCTCGGAGTTAAAAATCAATGGAGCCATCCTCTCATCCTACAAGCTTTTGGCATCAGCCGGACGTATCCATGACGCGTGTTGCGCTGGAATTATTGCATTGAACAAGTGTCCTGGAGATGGAGATCTTGCGTGGCTCTGCTGCAAACTAAAGGCAATCCTCGGCAAACGCTGCTGAAAGGCGCGTGGTCTTGTGAGGAAGTCTCCTCCGACGACTTCCGAGTCCTTACATCATGGTAAAATGTGGACGCAAGCACATCATCAAGTGAGTAAAACCAACCAACCAAAGACCCCACCACGAAAGAAGAACCAAGAACCTAACATCAACTATGCGACCTTTAATCATTTGACGAGCTTTCCTCTTGTGTGTTTAGattcttctttttatatttcctTTGACAGATTGTTTTATTACTAGCTTTCAGACGAAGGAGAGTTAGTTTCCGTTGTTTCTTTTTAAGAGTGGTCTattcaaaaagaaatgggGCCACGCATTAAATTCAACCATCAGCCTTGATCAGTGGGGAAGGATTTAAGGCACTCGCTTACCTTATCTGAACCTTTTCTTGGAACAACAAAACCGTTGCCCCTTCCTAGAAAAACAACTCTAAAGAAAGTATCCCTGTTGCTTCTGTCTCTCTTTGCCATAGTTtcatttctcttcttttacttTCCCACATACGCCTTAAATGCATGGTTAATACCCGTCTGTGCACAAGATGAGGTGCCCTTTGCCTTGAGGCCTCGTGCGTTTTGAGAGCCTCTAACTTCTGACCACACTTGGCACTGGGCAGGCCTCAGTCGTCCagcaaagcaaaacaaaacacctttttatttccttttttataattacagAGAAAAAAAGGGGTACCACTCATAAAGTGGGGAAGGCCATTTACTCTTTAGACTATAGTTTGGCGCAGGCCTATTTAAGCAGTCGGGGTGGTTGCCTGATTGGTTAGGTGTACGTGCTTTGTGCTTGAGAGTTTTGTCTGGGGCTGGTCTGTTTCTTCCTTCTCTGTGGAGTGTTGGCCTTTTGGCAAGAAGATGAATTATTTGGGTGTTGGTGTTAGTCCTGGGAATGTCCCAGTATACCATGCCACTAATCTGAAGGTGATTGATAGGAGAGTGAGAGTTGCGGAGTTGGTTTTGAGGTGTGTGATATGTGTCTTAAGTGTTCTTGCAGCTGTTCTTGTGGCAACAGATACTCAAGTCAAAGAAATCTTCTCAATTCAGAAGAAAGCTAGGTTTACAGACATGAAAGCTCTTGTGTAAGATCCTCTACTCTCTGGCTCTCTCTAGTTTACCCCTCCGAGATTGAGCATCCCGTTGGTTTCCATGTAAAACTCATACCTTTCTTGCTTTTCTTGTTCACAGGTTTTTGGTGGTAGCCAATGGGGTAGCTGCAGCCTACTCATTGATACAAGGGGTGCGTTGTGTTGTGGCTATGGTGAGAGGAAGTGTGCTTTTCAGCAAGCCTTTTGCTTGGGCCATTTTCTCTGGAGATCAGGTACTGTGCATTTCCTCCATAGCATACACGGAAGAGCCTAAGAGCTAAGACCCTGCATCTTGTTCAGCTAGTAGTTGTAATTGGTAAAGTTATGTTTCGGGTTCCCAGTTGTCCATATCTCTAAACTTGGTTGAAGGGTTTCATTGAGGCAGACTACCCCATTTACATGGATTTAGCTGATTGCATGCTAACTTGCATCCTTAGCAGAAggagataaaaaaaacattgtAAAACGGCAATTTTAAGGgcaataacaaaatttttaactgGAGTAGGTGCAATAAATTGAAAGACAACAATAATTTCCCCCTTTGTTTTTTAGAACGCTAGGCTTCcaccaaaaaagaagaagtcaAGGTTTTTCGTACATTAGCATTTAATGTTAAAGTTAATGTATTCGACAGGGTGGTAGCCTGGTAGGTAATTGATGTTAAGCCTGGTAGTCTTGAAAATCCTTGCAATAGCAACAGTAGTCTGAGAATGTAAGCAGCAAATAATGATGAGGGGAAGATGAAGATCATCAATGTAAAGAAACAACTATCCTATCAAACAATgaaatacacacacacacactcaCACGTTGCAATAAATATGAAATAGGCCTTCTGAAATTCATTGAGTGCTTGTTGCGAGCTAAACCAACATGAGTGGACTTTTAAGTCTTGCATAAGAATTAAGAGGAAAGGCAGGTCCTTGGTGTTGTTGTATGGAATTTATTTCTCATTCATGATATAGTCAGAATGCAGCTAATTTTTCATCTCCTGTTGTTCTACGTAGTAAATAGACGGCTAATGCTCGATCTTAAATGTTGGAGCGTAAGCTGGTATGAGAAAAACAATGATTTAATGCACCAGACAGAAGCCTCACGCGGTTTCGAAAATCCAACTAACGCTGGTgtggaaagaagaaaatcctGTGGCAAGATGCTAGCTAATAATgtatattgaaaataatattgttAATATTCCATGAATATCTTGAGAATTATGTTGTAGTCAGACTTTGCAGGATTCAGCATGGTATGTTGGGTTCTTTTGATTCTAATGCATACCTTAACAACCTCCCAGCTCCCCCTTCTTTTTTTGACCATGAGGATTATTTGAGGGAAGGATAGAGGAGGCCTGATTTGGTGCCATATCAGGGCCAGTTATTTCGTATAACCTGACCTTTCGAgctgattttaatatttatcaattatcaCATACCTGGAGAGAGCTGATATGGAGACCATTTTCTCTGTGGTAGCACCATCTAGCCTGAAAGAATGCTCGCAAAATGCGATTACTTTAATGGTTGAAAACACATGTATATTGACCGGAAGTGAGCATCTAATCATTAACATatcatgtttttcttttgcaggCCCTGGCATACTTGACTGTGGCTGCTGTGGGAGCTGCTGCACAGTCAGCAGTGTTTGGCAAGCTCGGGCAAACAGAGCTTCAATGGTTGAAGATATGCAGCATGTACGGGAAGTTCTGTAACCAAGTTGGGGACGGAGTAGCAATGGCACTGCTAGTTAGCCTTGGCATGGTGGCCCTATCTTGTATCTCCGCTTTCAGTCTCTTCCGCTTGTATGGCAGCACCAAAGCCAAGAACAACTCCAGGAGGTAGAAACTCGGGTGCTGAAGTTTTTAGGTAGCCAAACTGCCTTGTTTCACAGGCTCATTCCTCAAGGTTCtgtaatattttatctttgttatatattataaagaaaaaaagtgggATTTATGTCTCCCATTTGACAATAAATCAAAGGCTGGATTCTGTAGAAATTAGAACTTAAAAAGTCCCTTGGTTTCTTTCATGCGTTCAAGCAGTTGAAACACCATGAGACACCTAATCAATGAATATAGGTTTCAGTTGAAACACCAATGGAGTTAGCTGCCTAGCTTTCCATCTTCCTGAGGAACAGAGCATGTCCTAGAAGGCTAAAAAACAAACAGGCTTAATGCCTATCTATCTATAGGACTATGATCAGTAAATGAGTTCATGGCGGTGGCCTGGAATAGATGCTTGCTCAGCTCTTCACAAGCACAACCCTCTTGAAAACCAAACtaattgaattatattttcgaattaattgatttaatttattaaaatggaGTAATATTATTATGAGATAGAAGATCTAAGCATGGTCTCCTCTCCTTCCGAATCAGAATCAAATTGAAACTTAAAAAggatttctttgttttaatttaaagttCTGTTTTTTAAGACAGACAAGATAGAAAGAGAATTTGTGTTTGCTCGTACTGGTGGACCGTGGTCGACACGTGCCATCGAAAGCTTGGGATAACATCAAATGCAAGCATATCTACCGACAAAAGGAGAAACTTGAGATCGTATTGGACAATCTTACCACATTAATAACTTTGACTTTCATCTTTCCACACAAAGCTCGAATCTTGTTGGCTACTGAACACGTAAAACAACCTCTGGTGATTCACAGAATCAAAAACTCCCAAACAGACACGCCTTTGCTCGACCCCTCACTCCCTCCCTCCCCCGGGTAAAGTCACCGCCTTTGACCTACCAAACGATTCCAAAACTACTGTTCTCTTTCAAGCTCCGTAGAAAACCtaaagtttttattaatttcttaataaaaatccttaattttattataaaactattgATTTGCGAATAAGCTCGCAGCATCAGGTATCGATTTTGGGGGATTGAATTTAGGCGGTTTGTGTATAAGAGCTAAGAAATTAAGCGATGTCGGAGAAGTTTTCGCCGACTCTCAGAATCGGAGATCTCAGCGATTTCATAGCTCCGTCTCAAGCCTGCGTTGTTTCTCTTAAAGGACTCAAAGCAACCCCTAACAAGCCTGAGCCTCAGGTACTTGTACTTTTGGCTTTACTTCGTTTTCTTTCCTCAATTATCAATCTTTTGTTTAGGACTTTTGCTAAATTTGATGCGAAATTAGATGCAAGAATTAGTTTTTGGTTTGTAATTTGGTATTTTGATATTAGTTTTAGCTGCCGCACAGAAGCTTTGTTCTACTAATTATCATATTACTTAACTGTAGAAGAGAATACATAAATTTATTtgctttgattaatttttactttttttgaaTTACTTTGGTGAAGGTGAGGGTTTCAACTGTTAAGAGTCAGCAAGCTGAACCAgtaaaaatttcacttaaggACTGCTTGGCATGCAGGTAATATTTTCCTCTGTTTTTCACTCATGATTCTTGTCTTCTAAATTGCTTATGTTTTGCATTGGATGGAACTTTTGTGTATATTTTAAGGCTACTTCTAGTTCGTGCCAATTACAATCAGAAATAATAGATGAATAGGAGCTACTAAAAtgagataaaacaaaaaatggttGTTGAGTGCCTAATTTATGACTTTCCAATTGTTTTCTTGATAAGTGCTGCAAGTTTTTATCTATTGTTACTTACATCAAAGACatctttgtaaattttttttgcgATGGTGCAGCGGCTGCATAACCTCAGCAGAGACTGTAATGCTTGAGAAGCAAAGCTTAGATGAATTCCTTTCCAATATTAATAAAGGGAAGGCTGTTATTGTATCCCTCTCTCCTCAGTCAAGGGCCTCGCTTGCAGCTCACTTTGGCATCACTCCACTACAGGTATGAAAACATCAGAAACTGTATCCCTCCCATtttcttcttgattttttccttttgggtACATATGGTGGCCCACTATATTCATTGCTTGGTGAGAGAAAAATGCCCCTTTCGGTTTTGCTGCTCATAGGTGAGGAAACCAATCATTGAAGTGCACCAAGTGGGTGCCAAACCAAGTACAAGTCCAATCCTTTTAGAGCATGTGATTAATAAAAATCTAATGCATCATCTACTTTCATGTGCTGCCGCCTGttaaaccaaaaaagaaaagtgtaTAACCAAGTATCCAAGGGCTTTGATAGTGGCATTTCTACTCCCTGACATGCTCTTCtgttaaagaaacaaaagccaGAGAGGGttaaatcaatcaattttctCTTACCACACAAGTTTTCACACCCCTCTCAAACTTGTAATTCCTTTTGATTAAATCTGCCACAACCCAAAAGATTCCCCACATCTATGAATTATTTATAGTTTTTGTGTTTTCATTTCTATCGAAGTGCAAGAAAGGTCACCTAAATGTTATTTAAGTCATTAGTGCATGCTTCTAATTATGGAAGGTCTTTTCTTATATTCAGGTTTTCAAGAAACTCACAACTTTTTTAAAGTCCTTGGGAGTAAAGGCTGTATTTGACACTAGTTGTAGTAGAGACTTAGCACTGATTGAAACTTGTAATGAGTTCATTAGTCGATATAAACAAAGCCAAGCAGCTGATGACGCGAAAACTAAATCCTCACTTCCAATGCTCTCCTCATCATGTCCAGGTATAGATCTGCCTGAAAAGTTTGGCAATCATTTAATAGCATCATTCTCTCCCTAAAACCCCAACATTCTAATGCACACGAATGTGCATTATGTATGGAAAAGATGACTATCGCAGGTATGACATAATAATATATAGTATTCTTGTGACCAAAAGTGTTGTTTCTGTGCATCTTTCTCTAATTGTAGGTTGGATATGCTATGCTGAAAAACAACTTGGATCCTATATCTTGCCATACATATCCTCAGTGAAGAGTCCTCAGCAATCA
It includes:
- the LOC18597309 gene encoding CASP-like protein 2B1 — encoded protein: MNYLGVGVSPGNVPVYHATNLKVIDRRVRVAELVLRCVICVLSVLAAVLVATDTQVKEIFSIQKKARFTDMKALVFLVVANGVAAAYSLIQGVRCVVAMVRGSVLFSKPFAWAIFSGDQALAYLTVAAVGAAAQSAVFGKLGQTELQWLKICSMYGKFCNQVGDGVAMALLVSLGMVALSCISAFSLFRLYGSTKAKNNSRR